DNA sequence from the bacterium genome:
TCTTGCTGCAAAAACTACAACCGATCTCGATGATTTTATAGCGGACCTTGTTCGTGTAAGGACAAAAAAAGCGACGTTCTTCGTTCTTTCCGTTTATGGTTCTTCCCTTTTCCTTGTTGTGCCGGCTCACATAAAAAGTATTGTTAACGGCGCTGTTTTCATCCTGCTGTTTCTCCAGGTCGGGATATGGGGCAACGGATTGATCAACTTTTACATCACCAGGAGAGCCGTTAAAGACGGGGAGGATGGACTTAACCTCGAGGCTTACTCGGTGATCACCTGGATAGCAAAGGCCTCGCTCTGGGCCATCGTTATCATGCTGGCCCTGAACAACCTTGGTATTGAGATCACGGCGCTCATCGCTGGTCTTGGTATTGGCGGCATCGCGGTAGCCCTGGCCCTTCAGAACATTCTCGGAGACCTGTTCGCCTCCCTGTCGATCGTCCTCGACAAGCCCTTTGTCGCGGGGGATTTCATCATCGTGGGCGAGCAACTGGGGGCAGTGGAGCACGTGGGCCTCAAGACCACGCGGGTTCGCAGTCTGTCCGGCGAGCAGATCATCTTCGCCAACAATGACCTGCTAAACAGCCGGATCAGAAACTTCGGTCGCATGAATGAGAGGAGAGTGCTGTTTGACCTGGGAGTCACCTACCAGACTCCAAAGGATAAGCTGGAGAAGATCCCGGCGATTTTACGGGAGGCCATCGAGGCCCAGGACCAGGTGCGTTTCGACCGCTCCAACTTTTCCAAGTTCGGAGCCCATTCGCTCGATTTTGAAACGGTATACTATGTCCTCGACCGGGACTATAACCTGTACATGAATATCCAGGAAAAGGTCTATCTGGCGATCTACGAGCGCTTTGGCCAGGAGAACATCGAGTTCGCCTATCCGACGCAGACACTCTTCGTGGAGAAGAGGTCTTGAGAGAGGTGGTCCCCAAAATTTGGACAGTGGTATAAGGTGGAAAACACGCCAAAGGAGGGACCATGTCCAAGTCGAA
Encoded proteins:
- a CDS encoding mechanosensitive ion channel family protein, coding for MHILDRIILGNSITAWLIALAAAMLIYTVLTFLRRMVGGRLKLLAAKTTTDLDDFIADLVRVRTKKATFFVLSVYGSSLFLVVPAHIKSIVNGAVFILLFLQVGIWGNGLINFYITRRAVKDGEDGLNLEAYSVITWIAKASLWAIVIMLALNNLGIEITALIAGLGIGGIAVALALQNILGDLFASLSIVLDKPFVAGDFIIVGEQLGAVEHVGLKTTRVRSLSGEQIIFANNDLLNSRIRNFGRMNERRVLFDLGVTYQTPKDKLEKIPAILREAIEAQDQVRFDRSNFSKFGAHSLDFETVYYVLDRDYNLYMNIQEKVYLAIYERFGQENIEFAYPTQTLFVEKRS